One segment of Triticum aestivum cultivar Chinese Spring chromosome 2A, IWGSC CS RefSeq v2.1, whole genome shotgun sequence DNA contains the following:
- the LOC123186695 gene encoding cationic peroxidase SPC4 encodes MACSRAMVALMGLVLAALLFPAALSSRRPDQLISMTTDGQYHSTRPVVTIADGLTADYHDVSCPDLQGIVRTAVVEALQGDITIAADLLRMFFHDCFPQGCDASILLLGTPWSEMRMPPNLSLDIRRKVAFLMEDIRAKVHEACGPTVSCADIMALATHDAVIASGGKPYHVPLGRLDSFEPAPLRFVEELPPPTFSIGQLIAAFKSRSLDEKDLVVLSGAHTIGKAHCATFSDRFPNSDSDDFVRRLQDNCTADVNRRQDLDVTTPEKFDNKYYINLKQGKGVLTSDVQLLLNETTRGYVNDFADNEWWFWNQFGSSMSKMGMLQGPQGNVGRIRQQCY; translated from the exons ATGGCCTGCAGTAGAGCAATGGTAGCCCTGATGGGGCTTGTCCTTGCCGCGCTGCTCTTCCCAGCGGCTTTGTCGTCCAGGCGGCCGGATCAGCTTATCTCCATGACCACCGATGGCCAGTACCATAGTACACGTCCAGTAGTGACCATAGCCGACGGTCTCACTGCGGACTACCATGACGTGTCGTGCCCCGATCTGCAGGGCATCGTGCGCACCGCCGTGGTAGAAGCCCTACAGGGAGATATCACCATCGCCGCTGACCTCCTCCGTATGTTCTTCCACGACTGCTTCCCGCAG GGATGCGATGCGTCGATTCTTCTGCTGGGAACTCCATGGAGTGAGATGAGAATGCCGCCGAACCTGTCTCTAGATATCAGGCGGAAAGTGGCGTTCCTCATGGAGGACATCCGCGCCAAGGTGCACGAAGCCTGTGGGCCcaccgtctcctgcgccgacatcaTGGCCCTTGCCACTCACGACGCCGTTATAGCG TCGGGTGGCAAACCTTACCATGTGCCACTCGGTAGGCTCGACAGCTTCGAGCCCGCGCCGCTGAGGTTCGTCGAGGAGCTCCCGCCCCCCACCTTCAGCATTGGCCAGCTTATAGCTGCCTTCAAAAGCCGCAGCCTCGACGAGAAAGACCTCGTGGTGCTCTCTGGTGCGCATACCATTGGGAAAGCTCATTGCGCCACCTTCAGCGACCGTTTCCCCAACTCCGACTCTGATGACTTTGTCCGAAGGCTACAAGATAACTGCACCGCCGACGTGAACCGGCGTCAGGACCTTGATGTTACCACCCCGGAAAAGTTCGACAACAAGTACTACATCAACCTCAAGCAGGGGAAGGGGGTTCTTACATCCGACGTGCAACTCCTCCTCAACGAGACCACCCGAGGGTACGTGAACGACTTCGCCGACAACGAGTGGTGGTTCTGGAACCAGTTCGGCAGCTCCATGAGCAAGATGGGGATGCTCCAGGGACCTCAAGGAAACGTCGGCCGCATCCGCCAGCAGTGCTACTAG
- the LOC123186698 gene encoding peroxidase 2-like, which produces MAALSRAAMVLTMMGLAATSALSQPSLISMTTDVPLPDGLSYDFHALSCNNLQNMVREAVQGAMARDAGVVPGLLRLFFHDCFPQGCDASILLTGGNSEQNMPQNGGLRRSVNNNMLDLIESIRATVHRACGPTVSCADITSLATKEAVMQSRLPGYDVPLGRRDSLAPATAQQVGILPGPDFNVQQLVRNFADRGFDKMDLVALSGAHTVGKASCGSFRNRAGENADFVRMLQQVCARNPGHLQDLDVTTPNTFDNRYFNNLQMGRGVLNSDMALTHDGETKNWVNNFAGNQGWFFSQFSTSMRKLAHLPGGNIGEIRNNCFRRNGNGESVFLAAEVFAAFA; this is translated from the exons ATGGCGGCGTTGAGCAGGGCAGCCATGGTGCTGACCATGATGGGCCTCGCTGCCACTTCAGCCCTTTCACAGCCGTCGCTGATCTCCATGACCACCGACGTGCCCCTTCCCGACGGCCTGTCCTACGACTTCCACGCCCTGTCCTGCAACAACCTGCAGAACATGGTGCGCGAAGCCGTGCAGGGAGCGATGGCAAGGGATGCCGGCGTcgtccccggcctcctccgcctcttcttccatGACTGCTTCCCTCAG GGTTGCGACGCATCGATCCTCCTGACGGGAGGCAACAGTGAGCAGAACATGCCCCAGAACGGTGGGCTTCGGAGGAGT GTTAACAACAACATGCTCGACCTCATCGAGAGCATCCGTGCAACCGTGCACCGCGCCTGTGGGCCTACCGTGTCCTGCGCGGACATCACCAGCCTCGCAACCAAGGAGGCCGTCATGCAGTCCAGGCTGCCGGGCTATGATGTGCCGCTTGGCCGGCGGGACAGCCTCGCGCCCGCTACGGCCCAGCAAGTCGGGATCCTGCCCGGACCCGACTTCAACGTCCAGCAGCTCGTGAGAAACTTCGCCGACCGCGGGTTTGACAAGATGGACCTTGTCGCGCTCTCTGGTGCGCACACCGTCGGCAAGGCGAGCTGCGGCAGTTTCAGGAACCGCGCTGGGGAGAACGCTGACTTCGTCCGCATGCTCCAACAAGTCTGCGCCAGAAACCCTGGCCACTTGCAGGACCTCGACGTGACCACCCCTAACACGTTCGACAATAGGTACTTCAACAATCTCCAGATGGGGAGGGGAGTGCTCAACTCCGACATGGCGCTCACCCACGACGGCGAGACCAAGAACTGGGTCAACAACTTCGCCGGGAACCAGGGTTGGTTCTTTAGCCAGTTCAGCACCTCCATGAGGAAGCTCGCGCATTTGCCAGGCGGAAACATCGGCGAGATCCGCAACAATTGCTTCAGGCGCAATGGGAATGGAGAGTCTGTCTTCCTCGCCGCTGAGGTTTTTGCGGCCTTTGCTTGA